The Paenibacillus sp. MBLB1832 genome has a window encoding:
- a CDS encoding cation diffusion facilitator family transporter, whose amino-acid sequence MKKTASMLAIWISLASNIVLTAIKIIVGLVFNSQVLIADGIHNAGDVIATATAYSSMRVSSKPADVDHPYGHGKAEVLGAFIVAIILGAAAIYMGYHSIHALFETASAAHVIALIAAIVSLIWKQILYVYTMRIGRRLQSKGLIATAYDHLADVYASIAASVGIGLALIGDHYDISYLAYGDPVAGIIVSFLVLKLAYEMGSESFDILMERSVSMAQVEQYAALIRSVPEVKRIDRLRAREHGHYILVDARLGVSGTMTIQAGHDIIRTIKRKIKETHTDVDEVLVHLNPWYEEQAEQS is encoded by the coding sequence ATGAAGAAGACAGCCTCGATGCTGGCGATCTGGATTAGTTTGGCCAGCAACATCGTACTGACCGCGATCAAAATCATCGTCGGCCTCGTATTCAACAGCCAAGTGCTAATCGCCGACGGCATACATAACGCAGGGGATGTGATCGCCACGGCGACAGCCTATAGCTCCATGCGCGTGTCGTCAAAGCCCGCGGATGTCGATCATCCCTACGGGCATGGCAAAGCTGAGGTGCTTGGAGCATTTATTGTCGCAATTATTCTCGGTGCGGCGGCGATCTACATGGGTTATCACTCCATCCATGCGCTATTTGAAACAGCGAGCGCAGCTCACGTGATCGCGCTCATCGCCGCAATCGTCTCTCTGATCTGGAAACAGATCTTATATGTGTACACAATGCGGATCGGGCGGCGGCTTCAGAGCAAAGGACTAATTGCGACAGCCTACGATCATTTAGCCGACGTGTACGCATCGATTGCGGCATCAGTCGGTATCGGGCTTGCCCTGATCGGTGATCATTATGATATTAGCTACTTGGCATATGGTGACCCCGTAGCTGGGATTATCGTTTCCTTTCTCGTGTTGAAACTTGCCTATGAAATGGGCAGCGAATCCTTTGACATTTTGATGGAGCGTAGTGTCAGCATGGCACAAGTCGAGCAGTATGCCGCGTTGATCCGTTCGGTACCAGAGGTGAAGCGCATTGACCGTCTACGGGCGAGGGAGCATGGGCATTACATATTGGTTGATGCGCGACTTGGCGTTTCGGGCACCATGACGATTCAAGCGGGTCATGACATTATCCGCACTATTAAGCGTAAAATCAAAGAAACTCATACCGATGTAGACGAAGTGCTTGTACATTTGAATCCCTGGTATGAAGAACAAGCCGAGCAATCATAA
- the sleB gene encoding spore cortex-lytic enzyme — protein sequence MNKLVVVALVASLGLGLNATPWSGTASAAGVVLKQGTQNGDVWDAQFRLKTLGYYEPSIDGKYGPITAAAVRNFQTNYGLNVDGVIGAKTWEMLRKFTVNQAELDILAKVIYSEARGESYEGQVAVGAVVMNRLQSSQFANTIQGIVFEVGAFTAVSDGQYNLVPDSTAYKAALEAVRGWDPTGGALYYFNPKTATSSWIWSRQQTVQIGNHIFAK from the coding sequence ATGAATAAACTAGTCGTAGTCGCACTTGTAGCTTCCTTAGGTTTAGGTTTGAACGCAACTCCGTGGAGTGGAACGGCTTCTGCAGCAGGTGTTGTCCTTAAACAAGGGACTCAAAATGGGGACGTATGGGATGCGCAATTCCGACTAAAAACACTAGGCTATTATGAGCCTTCCATAGATGGGAAATATGGTCCGATTACAGCCGCTGCTGTTCGGAACTTCCAAACGAACTACGGTTTGAATGTGGATGGCGTGATCGGGGCAAAAACGTGGGAAATGCTGCGCAAATTCACGGTTAACCAAGCTGAGCTCGACATATTGGCAAAAGTGATTTACAGCGAAGCCCGCGGCGAGTCTTATGAAGGACAAGTAGCTGTCGGTGCCGTCGTCATGAATCGCTTGCAGTCCAGTCAGTTCGCGAACACGATTCAGGGCATTGTCTTCGAAGTTGGCGCGTTCACTGCTGTCAGCGACGGTCAGTATAACTTAGTGCCAGATAGCACTGCTTATAAAGCCGCTCTAGAAGCGGTACGCGGTTGGGATCCAACTGGTGGAGCGCTCTACTATTTTAACCCGAAAACAGCGACAAGCTCATGGATCTGGTCCCGTCAACAGACGGTACAGATTGGGAATCATATTTTTGCCAAGTAA
- the acnA gene encoding aconitate hydratase AcnA — translation MSNKDSFSVRKQLTVGTKSFQYYSLPDFESQGHGTINNLPVSIRVLLEAAIRQFDGRAITAEHVKQIAGWAEGRDENKEIPFIPARIVLQDFTGVPVVVDLAAMRATMAREGGDPKRINPLVPVDLVIDHSVMVDAFGSPDALDMNINLEFERNEERYRFLRWAQTAFDNFRAVPPSTGIVHQVNLEYLASVAATKTIDGETVVYPDSLVGTDSHTTMINGLGVVGWGVGGIEAEAGMLGQPLYFVAPDVVGFKLTGQLAEGATATDLALTVTQILRKKGVVGKFVEFFGPGLSNISLADRATVANMAPEYGATIGFFPVDNETLNYLRATGREEDQIALVEAYYKAQGMFRTDSTPDPVFTDVLELDLSTVVPSLAGPKRPQDRVELTNMKESFNAIIRQPIEKGGYGLTEEKVAEVVDVAYANGETVKMGTGAVVIAAITSCTNTSNPSVMIGAGLVAKKAVALGLKKPAYVKSSLTPGSLVVTDYLVKAGLLESLEALGFHVAGYGCATCIGNSGPLPDEVSKAIADNDMTVAAVISGNRNFEGRVHAQVKANYLGSPPLVVAYALAGTVNIDLAKDPIGYDQNDKPVYLKDIWPTNQEIQDALNIAMSPDMFRDKYSNVFRANERFNEIAIPEGDLYEFDTNSTYIQEPPFFTDLGTVLDDIADIRSAKTLALLGDSVTTDHISPAGNIKVDSPGGQYLIKHGVKREDFNSYGSRRGNHEVMMRGTFANIRIRNQVAPGTEGGVTTYLPTGEVESIYDASMKYQAEGQNLVVIAGKEYGTGSSRDWAAKGTFLLGVKAVIAESFERIHRSNLVGMGVLPLQFVNGESWKTLGITGRETFDITGLSNDVQPGSTVKVTATREDGTSFEFTALVRLDSLVDVDYYRNGGILQTVLRSILAEKN, via the coding sequence ATGTCCAATAAGGACTCTTTTTCTGTGCGTAAGCAGTTAACTGTCGGCACGAAATCGTTCCAGTATTACAGCCTTCCTGACTTTGAAAGCCAAGGTCACGGCACAATTAACAACCTTCCTGTTTCCATCCGCGTTCTTCTTGAAGCTGCGATTCGTCAATTCGACGGCCGCGCGATTACAGCTGAACACGTTAAACAAATCGCTGGCTGGGCTGAAGGCCGCGATGAGAACAAAGAAATTCCTTTCATTCCTGCTCGTATCGTTCTTCAAGATTTCACAGGCGTTCCAGTCGTCGTTGACCTTGCGGCAATGCGTGCGACAATGGCTCGTGAAGGCGGAGATCCTAAACGTATCAACCCGCTAGTTCCTGTAGACCTTGTAATTGACCACTCTGTCATGGTTGATGCTTTCGGATCCCCGGATGCCCTCGACATGAACATTAACTTAGAATTCGAACGTAACGAAGAGCGTTACCGCTTCTTGCGTTGGGCACAAACGGCATTTGATAACTTCCGTGCTGTTCCTCCTTCAACAGGTATCGTACACCAAGTTAACTTGGAGTACTTGGCATCTGTTGCAGCAACGAAAACAATCGACGGCGAAACTGTCGTTTACCCTGACTCACTCGTAGGTACTGACTCCCATACAACAATGATCAACGGTCTTGGTGTTGTAGGTTGGGGCGTTGGCGGTATCGAAGCAGAAGCAGGTATGCTTGGTCAACCTCTATACTTCGTAGCTCCAGACGTTGTTGGTTTCAAATTGACGGGTCAATTGGCAGAAGGCGCTACAGCGACTGACTTGGCTTTGACAGTTACACAAATCCTGCGTAAAAAAGGCGTTGTTGGTAAATTCGTTGAGTTCTTCGGTCCTGGTCTGAGTAACATTTCCTTGGCTGACCGCGCAACGGTTGCGAACATGGCTCCTGAGTACGGCGCAACAATTGGTTTCTTCCCTGTTGATAACGAAACATTGAACTACTTGCGTGCAACTGGCCGTGAGGAAGATCAAATTGCGCTTGTAGAAGCTTACTACAAAGCACAAGGCATGTTCCGTACAGACAGCACGCCAGATCCAGTGTTCACTGACGTTCTTGAGCTTGACCTTAGCACAGTAGTTCCTAGCTTAGCTGGTCCTAAACGTCCGCAAGACCGCGTTGAGCTTACAAATATGAAGGAATCTTTCAACGCGATCATCCGTCAGCCAATTGAAAAAGGCGGCTACGGTTTGACTGAAGAGAAAGTAGCAGAAGTTGTAGACGTCGCTTACGCTAACGGCGAAACGGTGAAAATGGGTACTGGCGCAGTTGTCATCGCGGCAATCACGTCCTGTACAAACACGTCTAACCCAAGCGTTATGATCGGTGCTGGTCTAGTTGCAAAAAAAGCGGTTGCACTTGGTTTGAAAAAACCAGCTTACGTGAAAAGTTCCCTGACACCAGGTTCCCTAGTCGTTACAGACTATTTGGTAAAAGCAGGCTTGCTTGAGTCCCTAGAAGCCCTAGGCTTCCACGTTGCAGGTTACGGCTGTGCAACTTGTATCGGTAACTCCGGTCCACTTCCAGACGAAGTAAGCAAAGCGATTGCTGACAACGACATGACTGTTGCTGCTGTTATCTCTGGTAACCGTAACTTCGAAGGCCGTGTTCATGCTCAAGTCAAAGCCAACTACCTTGGATCACCTCCATTAGTTGTTGCTTATGCTCTTGCTGGTACAGTAAACATTGATCTTGCGAAAGATCCGATCGGTTACGACCAAAACGATAAACCTGTGTACTTGAAAGACATCTGGCCTACAAACCAAGAGATTCAAGATGCACTTAACATCGCGATGAGCCCTGATATGTTCCGCGACAAATACAGCAACGTATTCCGCGCGAATGAGCGTTTCAACGAAATCGCGATTCCAGAAGGCGATCTGTACGAGTTCGACACGAACTCCACGTACATCCAAGAGCCTCCGTTCTTCACAGACCTTGGCACAGTTCTGGATGATATCGCAGATATCCGCAGCGCTAAAACGTTGGCACTTCTGGGCGATTCCGTAACAACGGATCACATCTCCCCTGCTGGTAACATCAAAGTTGACAGCCCTGGAGGCCAATACTTGATCAAGCATGGTGTAAAAAGAGAAGACTTCAACTCCTACGGTTCCCGTCGTGGTAACCACGAAGTGATGATGCGCGGAACGTTCGCTAACATCCGTATTCGTAACCAAGTGGCTCCAGGAACTGAAGGCGGCGTAACAACATACTTGCCAACAGGCGAAGTTGAGTCCATCTACGATGCTTCCATGAAGTATCAAGCTGAAGGTCAAAACCTTGTTGTTATCGCTGGTAAAGAGTACGGAACTGGCTCTTCCCGTGACTGGGCAGCAAAAGGTACGTTCTTGCTTGGCGTTAAAGCAGTTATCGCGGAAAGCTTCGAGCGTATTCACCGCAGTAACCTTGTAGGTATGGGCGTTCTTCCACTTCAATTCGTTAACGGCGAAAGCTGGAAAACGCTAGGAATTACAGGTCGTGAAACATTCGACATCACAGGCCTTAGCAACGACGTTCAACCAGGTTCCACTGTAAAAGTAACAGCAACTCGCGAAGACGGCACTAGCTTCGAATTCACAGCACTTGTGCGTTTGGATAGCTTGGTCGATGTAGACTACTACCGTAATGGCGGTATCCTGCAAACGGTTCTTCGTTCCATTCTTGCTGAGAAAAACTAA